CCGGCACGGTCATAGCCGAGGCAATCGGTGCAACCCCCGACGTCAGCACGGCTGACTTCGAGTTCGCCTGTAAGGCCGGAACCGAGGCCCTGCAGACTGCCATAGGCTTCGTTGGCTCAGAGATGGCCGACTACGCCATGGCCATTGGAGCGGACACCGCCCAGGGAAGGCCCGGCGATCACCTTGAGTTCACCGCCGGTGCCGGTGGAGCGGCCTTCATAGTCGGCGAGAAGAGCAGCGAGACCGTTGCCTACTTCGAGGGCAGCTATTCATACGTTACCGACACGCCGGACTTCTGGAGGCGCCAGCACGAGCACTACCCTAGGCACGGAAACAGGTTCACCGGCGAGCCGGCCTACTTCCACCACATAGTCAACGCGGCTAAGACCCTCATGGAGGAGCTCGACCTCACGGTGGACGACTTCGACTACGCCGTCTTCCACCAGCCGAACGTCAAGTTCCCACTCACCGTTGCCAAAATCCTTGGCATTCCGAAGGAGAAGGTTCTTCCTGGCCTGCTCACCGGAATCATCGGAAACACCTACAGCGGCGCCACGATGGTTGGTGTCTCTGCCGTTCTCGACATTGCCAAGCCAGGGGACAGGATTCTGTGGGTCAGCTTCGGCTCGGGTGCTGGAAGCGACGCCTTCAGCATCGTCGTTCAGGACGCCATCGAGGAGAAGCGCGAGCTGGCTCCGAAGACCATGGACTACGTGAACAGGAAGAAGTACATCGACTACGCCCTCTACGCGAAGGCGAGGAGAAAGTTCATCATGTGAGGTGGTTGAGATGAGGAAGGCAGTCATAATAGGTGCCGGTATGACCCCCGTTGGCGAGCACTGGAGGCTCGGCCTCCGCGATTTGGCGGTCGAGGCTCTCCTCAAGGCTATGGACGATGCCGGAATAGAGAAGGTGGATTCCCTCTACGTCGGCAATATGATCTCAGGCCCCTTCGTCGAGCAGGAGAACCTCGGCGCGCTCATAGCCGACTGGGCCGGACTTGGAAACATTCCGGCCGTTAAAATCGAGGCCGCCTGTGCCAGCGGCGGTGCCGCGGTTCAGGAGGGCGTTAAGGCCGTCCTCAGCGGTCTTGAGGACGTCGTTGCCGTCGTCGGAGTCGAGAAGATGACCGACGCGTGGCCGAGCGACGCCACCAGATACCTGGCCTACGCGGCCGACGCCGAGTGGGAGCTCTTCCACGGCGCGAGCTTTGTGGCTCTGAATGCCCTCATCATGCGCTACTACATGAAGGCCTACGGCTACACCGAGGAGGATCTGGCGCTCTTCGCGGTCAACGCCCACGCCAACGGCGCCAAGAACCCCTACGCCATGTTCAAGCGCCCGATTAAGGTTGAAACTGTCCTCAAGAGCCCCTACGTTGCCGATCCGCTCAAGCTCTTCGACGCCTCGCCGGTCTGCGATGGTGCTGCATCTGTTATAATCACCACACCGGAGAAGGCCAAGGAGCTTGGCGTTCCGAAGGAGAAGTGGGTCGAGGTTGCCGGAATGGGGCGCGCCATAGACACCATAAGCCTCGCCAGCAGGGAAGACCTGCTAACCCTAAAGGCCGCCAAAGTGGCCGCCGAGAGGGCCTACAAGATGGCGGGCGTCGAGGCAAAGGACATCGACTTCTTCGAGGTTCACGACGCCTTCACCGTCATGGCGGCGCTAAGCCTCGAAGCCCTCGGCGCCGCGAAGAAGGGAGAGGGAGCGAAGCTGGCCAAGGAGGGACAGATAGCCATTGACGCCGACTATCCGATACAGACTATGGGAGGTCTCAAGGCGAGGGGACATCCGGTCGGAGCCACCGGCGTTTACCAGACGGTTGAGGCCGTCCTCCAGCTCCGCGGCGAGGCGCCGAGCCAGGTGCCGGATGCGGAAATCGGCCTGACCCAGAACATAGGTGGAACCGGTTCGAACATAACCGTTAACGTCTTTAGGAGGGTCTGAAATGGCGCGCCCGATGCAGGTTTCCCGCTACTGGAGGCACTTCCGTGAGAAGTACATGCTCATAGGCGGAAAGTGCGAGAACGGCCACGTGCACTTCCCGAAGAGGTCGGTCTGCCCGGTCTGTGGCTCAAGGGAGATCGAGGAAATCGAGCTGAGCGGCAAGGGCAAGGTCCTCAGCTGGACCATCGTCAGGAACCCGCCCAGCGGCTTCGAGTACTACAAGCCCTTCCCGCTGGCACTCGTGGAGCTCGAGGAGGGGCCCGTCGTCCTTACCCAGCTGACGGACGTCGACCCGGAGGAGATAGACTTCGGCATGGAGGTCGAGGTCGTCACCAAGAAGATAAGGGAGTTCGAGGAGGACGGAATAATCCTCTACGGCTACAAGTTCAGGCCTCCGGTGAAGTGAAGCCTTTTCTACTTCCTTTTTATGCCCGCTGTGGCTCAGGCCCGCTTAATCCTCAGCCTGTCACCGTTCTCAAACTCCATCTCCAGCCTTCCGCGCTCTGCCCGGACTTTCACCCCGTCAACGACGGTCTCTATCCTCCCATCCCTGGCCTCGACGCCCAGCATCTCGGCTATTTCCTCAACGCTCTTCAGAGAGCCTTTAACGGTCGTTTCCAGCTTTTCGCCCTCACTCTCTATGACGACCTTCAGCCTGCCTTTACCCTCACGTATGAAACTCTCCTCTTTCAACTTCACCACCTTCTCGGGACTTGGGGGGCTTATGCACGGCATCCCCACTCCTCCACACTTCATTCGGAAGCGTTCCCCTCTTTTCTCTTCAGGTCTTTCACCATGCGTACCCAGATTCCGCTCTGGCCGACTTTCTTAAAGCCGTAGCCCTCGTAGAACCTGATGGCGCCCTCGTTCTTCTCCCCGACCCACAGCTCGACCCTGTCGTTGTGCTTCCCCAGGTACTCCAGGCACTTCTCCATGAGCACGTGGCCTATGCCGTGTCCCTGAAACTTCCTGTCGAGCACGAACTCGTGGACTGCCCCGACGGTTCTCCCCTCGTACTTGCTGTACCAGTCGTTATCGCATACGATGAAGCCCGCTATCTCGTCGCCAATCTTCGCGATGAAAAAGCCGTCCTTCGCCTTGTTCCAGCACCAGCGGAGGTAGCGCTTCGCGTAGCTCTCCCCTTCACCGCCGTACTCCCGCATGCCCTCGTAGCCCCTCATGTATATCTCGATGAGTCTCTCCAGCGTGGCCTGGTCGAGTTTCCTGAGCCTTTCTACCTTCACTTCCGCCATCGATATAAGCTCATCGTGGGGTTTAAAAAGCATGACTCCCAGCTTTAAGTGGAGTAAGAAGGTGGTTGAGATGGGGAAGGCCAAGCCAAGGTACTGTGAGGTATGTGGGGCGCCGATAAGAGGTCCCGGTCACAGGATAAGGATCGAGGGGGCGGAAGTTCTCGTCTGCGACCGCTGTTATGAGAAATACGGCGGAAAGAAGCCCGGAACCTTCAGCATAATGCCCACCGGAAGGCGGCCGGTGAGAAGGACGTACTCGAGGCCGGCCTCCAGGCCCGCTCCGAAGCCGAGGACGGAGAGGCCGCTGTACACGGAGGAGATAGTTGAGGATTACGCCGAGAGGGTTTACAGGGCCATCCAGAAGAGCGGCAAGAGCTACGAGGAACTCTCCCACGAGGTCGGGCTCTCCATGAACGACCTCCGCGCCATCGCCCACGGCCACCGCGAGCCGACGATAAAGGAAGCGAAAAAGCTGGAGAAGTACTTCAAAATAAAACTCATCGAGACCTCCGGGGAGGAGGTTCTGGAGAAGAAGAGCATTCCGAGGGACTACGAGCCGACGCTCGGCGACATAGCCCACATCAAGATCAAGAAGCGGAAGAAGTGAGTCAGAGCTCCCCCAGCTCCCACTCCCCCTCTTCCCGCTCCCTCTTCTTCCTTAGCTCCTCCGCCCGGGTCCTCTTGGGAGGGTGGAAGCCTTTGAGCTTCTCAAAGGTTCCCCAGAGGCGCATTAGCTCTTCCCAGACTTCGGTATCGGGGGGAATCACGAGAACGTGGGCGGGTGGATGTATGTCCATAAGCCTCCCGATTGCCCTCGCCGGCGGGAGGTCTATCTGGGCGATCACGTGTGCCCTGAAGCGTCTCCTCGGCTTCTCGCCGCTTATCTTCTCAAAGGCCCAGTCCGAGAGTGCCGGGGGGATAATCCTCGGGTCGCCGCGTATCTGCATTCCTCCGTAGCGCACCAGGTCAGCCAGAGCGATGCTGGCCTTCTGAAAGTTGTCGGTCCTTACTAAAACCATCGTGTTTCTCATGGTCTCACCACCCCCAGCTCTGCCCAACACCTTTTAAGCCTTCTTGATTTTTAGTTACCGACACTTAAGAAAGTTCCAACTCCTGCCTGAACACTTGTGTGCATTTTCTCCGCTCCCCCTGCCATCGTGACCTAAACCTTTAAAAACTCAACCCGCCTCATTTATAAAGGGTTTTTAAACCCACCATCTGGAGGTGTAAGCCTTGGTCGACATGAGCAATGTAAAGCTCAGGATTGAGAATATTGTCGCTTCTGTGGACTTATTCACCCAGCTCAACCTTGAGAAGGTCATTGAAATCTGCCCCAACTCCAAGTACAACCCCGAGGAGTTCCCGGGCATCATCTGCCGCTTCGAGGAGCCCAAGGTGGCGCTCCTTATATTCAGCTCCGGCAAGCTCGTCGTCACCGGCGCCAAGAGCGTTGAGGACATAGAGCGCGCCGTCAACAAGCTCATCCAGATGCTCAAGAAGATAGGCGCTAGGTTCCAGCGCGCGCCGCAGATAGACATCCAGAACATGGTCTTCAGCGGCGACATAGGTATGGAGTTCAACCTCGATGCCGTCGCCCTGAGCCTGCCCAACTGTGAGTACGAGCCCGAGCAGTTCCCCGGCGTTATCTACCGCGTCAAGGAGCCGAGGGCGGTAATACTGCTCTTCTCGTCCGGAAAGATAGTCTGCTCCGGAGCGAAGAGCGAGCACGACGCCTGGGAGGCCGTTAGAAAGCTCCTCCGCGAGCTGGAGAAGTACGGCCTCATCGAGGAAGAGGAGGAGTGGTGAAACCCTCTTGTCCCAGAATCTTTTATTCCCCTCCTGAGAGCACCGGCCTGAGAGTCGGGGGACATATGGACTCAGCTTACCCTGGGGTAAGTTACTTACCGGGGGGTAAGTGGCATCCTCTTGATGACCTCTTCAACAACGGGGTCTGGAATTAGATACCTGCCTTCGTTTTTAGTAAGGTACCCATACTTTACTAGGTTTTTCAGCAGGTTTGAGAACTTTGAGTCGTTGATTTTGCCGCCTTTGAATTCGACGTACTCCTTAATCTCGCTCCACGTTTCGTTGCCCATGGCAACGGCCTTCAGTATGAGCCCATATCTCCTGCTGTACGAAAGCAGGGATGAGAGCTCCTCTTTGACAAGGGCCTCCGCCCGATGAAACAGCTCGTTCAGGGCATCCTTTTCCGGGAGTTTCCTCGCCCCCCTGAGATAACCGTACATGCTCAGCCATCCCACGATCCCATCGAGCCCGTCAACCGCCCGTTCGAGCTCAGAGGGGCTCACATCAATCCCGAGCTCTTTGAAACCGCTCTCCAGGAAGTCAATACTCCGCTCCCTGCTGAACCTCTCCAGCGTTATTTCCCTGGCGTATCTGCCGAAAAGCGGCTTTTTGGGATTATCAAGGCCGATGAAGTCGTGGAGCATTCCGACCTCCGAGCCCGTCAGAACGAACGTCAGGGCGGGAAGGTTATCAACCGCGTAGGCTATCAGCCCATCGTACTGAACCCCGGAAAGCCGGAGATACTGGGCCTCGTCGAACGCTATGACGACCCGCTTCTCTTCGCTTTCCGCCCATGAGTTTATCCTTTCCAGGATTTCAGCCAGATCGGGCTTTTTCTCAAATTCCACGTGGACTCCAGAAAAGCGGAGCCCTTTGATGGATGAAAGCGCCTCGGTTATGCCGAGCCTGAGCTTTCCGCCCGGTGGGAGAGACCCAATGAGCGAACTCAGGATTCTTTTCGCGAGCATTTCCTGTGGAATGGAGCCGTGAGTGAAGTACAGGGAGCGAACGTCTATCTTGGCGTGGGGAAGGCCCGATTCAGAGAGCGCAACGTTGAGGAGGGAGCTTTTTCCGAGGCGCCTTATCCCCAGTATTAGAACCAGCCTCTCCCCGAGGTGGAGGCCCTCTTCAAACTCCCTGAGCTCATTCTCCCTGTCGTACAAATCCTCCCGTCTCGTCTTGGGCTGGAGG
The sequence above is drawn from the Thermococcus sp. JdF3 genome and encodes:
- a CDS encoding hydroxymethylglutaryl-CoA synthase; translation: MKKLLKPRREVGIVGYGAYVPMYRIKAEEIGRVWGVSSFPIQEKAVPGLDEDALTIGIEAARNALRRARIEPALIRAVWFGSESKPYAVKPTGTVIAEAIGATPDVSTADFEFACKAGTEALQTAIGFVGSEMADYAMAIGADTAQGRPGDHLEFTAGAGGAAFIVGEKSSETVAYFEGSYSYVTDTPDFWRRQHEHYPRHGNRFTGEPAYFHHIVNAAKTLMEELDLTVDDFDYAVFHQPNVKFPLTVAKILGIPKEKVLPGLLTGIIGNTYSGATMVGVSAVLDIAKPGDRILWVSFGSGAGSDAFSIVVQDAIEEKRELAPKTMDYVNRKKYIDYALYAKARRKFIM
- a CDS encoding thiolase domain-containing protein: MRKAVIIGAGMTPVGEHWRLGLRDLAVEALLKAMDDAGIEKVDSLYVGNMISGPFVEQENLGALIADWAGLGNIPAVKIEAACASGGAAVQEGVKAVLSGLEDVVAVVGVEKMTDAWPSDATRYLAYAADAEWELFHGASFVALNALIMRYYMKAYGYTEEDLALFAVNAHANGAKNPYAMFKRPIKVETVLKSPYVADPLKLFDASPVCDGAASVIITTPEKAKELGVPKEKWVEVAGMGRAIDTISLASREDLLTLKAAKVAAERAYKMAGVEAKDIDFFEVHDAFTVMAALSLEALGAAKKGEGAKLAKEGQIAIDADYPIQTMGGLKARGHPVGATGVYQTVEAVLQLRGEAPSQVPDAEIGLTQNIGGTGSNITVNVFRRV
- a CDS encoding Zn-ribbon domain-containing OB-fold protein, which gives rise to MARPMQVSRYWRHFREKYMLIGGKCENGHVHFPKRSVCPVCGSREIEEIELSGKGKVLSWTIVRNPPSGFEYYKPFPLALVELEEGPVVLTQLTDVDPEEIDFGMEVEVVTKKIREFEEDGIILYGYKFRPPVK
- a CDS encoding GNAT family N-acetyltransferase; the protein is MAEVKVERLRKLDQATLERLIEIYMRGYEGMREYGGEGESYAKRYLRWCWNKAKDGFFIAKIGDEIAGFIVCDNDWYSKYEGRTVGAVHEFVLDRKFQGHGIGHVLMEKCLEYLGKHNDRVELWVGEKNEGAIRFYEGYGFKKVGQSGIWVRMVKDLKRKEGNASE
- a CDS encoding multiprotein bridging factor aMBF1, with the translated sequence MGKAKPRYCEVCGAPIRGPGHRIRIEGAEVLVCDRCYEKYGGKKPGTFSIMPTGRRPVRRTYSRPASRPAPKPRTERPLYTEEIVEDYAERVYRAIQKSGKSYEELSHEVGLSMNDLRAIAHGHREPTIKEAKKLEKYFKIKLIETSGEEVLEKKSIPRDYEPTLGDIAHIKIKKRKK
- a CDS encoding DUF356 domain-containing protein, which produces MRNTMVLVRTDNFQKASIALADLVRYGGMQIRGDPRIIPPALSDWAFEKISGEKPRRRFRAHVIAQIDLPPARAIGRLMDIHPPAHVLVIPPDTEVWEELMRLWGTFEKLKGFHPPKRTRAEELRKKREREEGEWELGEL
- a CDS encoding TATA-box-binding protein; the protein is MVDMSNVKLRIENIVASVDLFTQLNLEKVIEICPNSKYNPEEFPGIICRFEEPKVALLIFSSGKLVVTGAKSVEDIERAVNKLIQMLKKIGARFQRAPQIDIQNMVFSGDIGMEFNLDAVALSLPNCEYEPEQFPGVIYRVKEPRAVILLFSSGKIVCSGAKSEHDAWEAVRKLLRELEKYGLIEEEEEW
- a CDS encoding ATP-binding protein, with the translated sequence MLFDLQPKTRREDLYDRENELREFEEGLHLGERLVLILGIRRLGKSSLLNVALSESGLPHAKIDVRSLYFTHGSIPQEMLAKRILSSLIGSLPPGGKLRLGITEALSSIKGLRFSGVHVEFEKKPDLAEILERINSWAESEEKRVVIAFDEAQYLRLSGVQYDGLIAYAVDNLPALTFVLTGSEVGMLHDFIGLDNPKKPLFGRYAREITLERFSRERSIDFLESGFKELGIDVSPSELERAVDGLDGIVGWLSMYGYLRGARKLPEKDALNELFHRAEALVKEELSSLLSYSRRYGLILKAVAMGNETWSEIKEYVEFKGGKINDSKFSNLLKNLVKYGYLTKNEGRYLIPDPVVEEVIKRMPLTPR